One window of the Pelmatolapia mariae isolate MD_Pm_ZW linkage group LG15, Pm_UMD_F_2, whole genome shotgun sequence genome contains the following:
- the mycn gene encoding N-myc protein, whose translation MPAIISKNSDLEFDSLQPCFYPDEDFYFCGPDSAPPGEDIWKKFELLPTPPLSPSRAALPGEPATASPEADPLGFGLGDPLDWASELLLLPGDDIWGASDDLFGSALDSNPNSIIIQDCMWSGFSAREKLERVVTEKLGKAISTATAGSRSVCVKAQEVVSRNSMSECVDPTVVFPFPINKKNSTRDSSGTIITSTVHGSAPSDSEEEDEDEEEEEEEDEEEEEEEEEEEEEEEEEIDVVTVEKRRSTITKASPMASGTVTISVHPKSQDAKGIVSGSGSGVVSRFVSRAPQELILKRSSVHQQQHNYAAPSPYASDDDPTPPPKKQKMSDAPRLPSRTISSSSSSSSSSCSSVTSTSGVRSKRSSSGDSSPRGSSDSEDSERRRNHNILERQRRNDLRSSFLTLRDHVPELAHNEKAAKVLILKKATEYVNSLETEEMRLQQEKERLQVRRQQLMRRLEQARTR comes from the exons ATGCCGGCGATCATAAGTAAAAACTCCGATTTGGAGTTTGACTCATTACAACCGTGTTTCTATCCGGATGAGGACTTCTACTTCTGCGGTCCCGACTCTGCGCCACCGGGGGAGGACATCTGGAAGAAATTCGAGTTGCTGCCCACTCCGCCCCTCTCTCCAAGCCGCGCCGCGCTACCGGGAGAGCCGGCAACTGCCTCGCCGGAAGCAGACCCCCTTGGCTTCGGGTTAGGGGACCCACTGGACTGGGCATCcgagctgctgctcctgcctGGGGACGATATATGGGGAGCATCCGACGATCTGTTCGGCTCCGCTTTGGATTCTAATCCCAACAGCATCATCATCCAGGACTGTATGTGGAGTGGCTTTTCTGCCAGGGAAAAACTGGAACGGGTGGTTACGGAGAAACTCGGCAAAGCTATTTCCACGGCGACAGCAGGCAGCAGGAGCGTGTGCGTCAAGGCGCAGGAGGTGGTGAGCCGCAACTCGATGTCAGAGTGTGTGGACCCCACAGTAGTGTTCCCTTTCCCGATCAACAAGAAAAACAGCACCAGGGACTCATCTGGGACCATTATAACATCCACGGTGCACGGGAGCGCGCCTAGTGACTCCG aAGAGGAAGAcgaagatgaagaagaggaagaggaagaagacgaagaagaagaagaagaagaggaggaggaagaagaagaagaagaggaggagattgATGTAGTCACAGTAGAGAAGAGGCGCTCTACAATCACCAAGGCATCACCCATGGCGTCAGGCACTGTCACCATCTCTGTACACCCCAAAAGTCAAGATGCAAAAGGAATTGTCTCAGGATCCGGTTCTGGTGTGGTGAGTCGATTCGTCAGCCGGGCTCCTCAGGAGCTCATCTTGAAGAGAAGTTCAGTCCACCAGCAGCAACATAACTACGCAGCCCCCTCACCCTATGCTTCAGACGATGACCCAACCCCTCCTCCAAAGAAGCAAAAGATGTCTGATGCCCCGCGCCTTCCTTCCAGAACCATctcttcatcctcctcatcttcctcctcatcctgcaGCTCAGTCACCAGCACATCAGGGGTGCGCAGCAAGCGCAGCTCCAGCGGGGACAGCAGCCCGAGAGGCAGCTCCGACTCAGAGGACAGCGAGCGCCGACGCAACCACAACATCCTGGAGCGCCAGCGCCGCAACGACCTGCGATCCAGCTTCCTGACGCTGCGCGACCACGTGCCGGAGCTGGCGCACAACGAGAAGGCGGCGAAGGTGCTCATCCTTAAGAAGGCCACCGAATATGTGAACTCGCTAGAGACGGAAGAGATGAGGCTCCAGCAGGAGAAAGAAAGGCTCCAGGTCCGGAGGCAACAGCTGATGCGCAGGCTGGAGCAGGCAAGGACTCGCTAA